The following is a genomic window from Pirellulales bacterium.
TGTGTGTGCGCCGGTTGATTCCCCCGGCTTCCCCCTCAAATTCACTTCACGTCGACGCGATTGACTACGCAACGCATTGGAAGCCACATTATTGGCAATCGTGAATAGCCACGTAGAAAACTTCGCCCCTGGCACATACCGCTTGCGAGCTCGGTAGACACGCAAGAATACGTCTTGCGCAAGGTCTTCGGCTAAATCGCGGCGTCCAACAAGGTGTTCCAGCACGGTCACTAAGCGGTTTTGGTAACGCAGCATTAACTCCTCAAAGGCGGCCGCCTTGTCGTCGCGCACCTCCAGCATGAGCCGCACATCAGGATCGTGCAGCTGATGATTCATCGCGGACGATTCGCTAATCGCCAAAGTTATTCCTCAGCCCGTTTGAATCGTGTTTTGTACAAGTGCGAGTTACCAGGAAATTCACGCGATGCTGGCCGTTGCTGCCCGCCGATTCTGCCCAGTGGCAATCACGCAGCCTAGTGCCTCTCCAATAAGTTTAGGCCCGGCTTAACGAACGAACCAGATGCCGGCCAAGCTGGGTTGCTGTTGCCGCATACCCAGCTTACATTTAAACCCCGCTGGTCGACCCCGGTTTTCAATCACTTGAAGATTTCGCTCGGCAAAATGCTTGCAAACCGCTCAAAAAGGACAGCCTTATGGAAATTATATCCTGGTTGATATTCGGTTTCTTTGCTGGCTTGATAGCCCGCTTATTCTTTCCTGAACCAACCGATTTTCGCGGATGTTTGCCGACTATCGCCCTGGGCATGCTGGGAGCAGTGGTAGGTGGCCTGATCGGCAAACAACTTGAGATTTCCGGCTGGCGCTTCGTGCTCTCGATCATCGGTGCCATTTTGGTACTGGTAATTTATCGGGCGCTTTTCGGCGCGCGAAGAATCTAAAAGGAAATGAGAATCGCGCACCACGATCACGGCACTTGCACCGGTCACTCCCACAGTGATACGGGTTTGAATTCTCCAACGTCAAATAGTCCGCCAGGCCCCAGCTTTAAAGC
Proteins encoded in this region:
- a CDS encoding GlsB/YeaQ/YmgE family stress response membrane protein, producing MEIISWLIFGFFAGLIARLFFPEPTDFRGCLPTIALGMLGAVVGGLIGKQLEISGWRFVLSIIGAILVLVIYRALFGARRI
- a CDS encoding sigma-70 family RNA polymerase sigma factor; translated protein: MNHQLHDPDVRLMLEVRDDKAAAFEELMLRYQNRLVTVLEHLVGRRDLAEDLAQDVFLRVYRARKRYVPGAKFSTWLFTIANNVASNALRSQSRRREVNLRGKPGESTGAHTLDQMVQDASSLMPSRQVDKSEMREVVREAVGTLNERQRLAVLLSKFENMSYEDIAQTMQMTPQAIKSLLSRARGNLRAVLEPYLERGELNAKHHDGARNIPKTGFDTSVSEA